The Nitrospira sp. genome includes a region encoding these proteins:
- a CDS encoding FAD-dependent oxidoreductase, translating into MKPYDVCIVGAGVVGCAIAKEFMVRHRPAPIRLIVLEQHERPGEETSGRNSGVLHSGIHETPCSLKERLAHEGCRSAAAYALRRGIPLLRTGMLIVVSREDIRRGLWREISMLRRLWFNAWRTNTRVKFMTSSAVRAWEPQVRASCGIAIPTVSVIDSQAFVQSLKTDSEAAGAEFAFGNRVIAVDEIDGSYLVSTDRQRIRTACLINAAGVYADEIASLALRTDKYTIHPLRGEYYEVVTPEKRGLVGRPIYPALPPGATGKGIHVGPRPNGRLYIGPNEILAQDKADYTSHKTPPGLFVDAVQKFLPALDEQDLRWAYSGIRPRVVRDGRSKSDFIISVDREEPLLVDLIGIESPGLSAAMAIARHVCDLLSLQKRFPSG; encoded by the coding sequence ATGAAGCCGTATGATGTCTGCATCGTCGGCGCCGGTGTCGTCGGCTGCGCGATCGCCAAAGAATTCATGGTCCGGCACCGGCCCGCGCCGATCCGCCTCATCGTTCTCGAACAGCATGAACGTCCGGGGGAAGAAACCAGCGGACGCAACAGCGGGGTGCTCCACAGCGGCATCCATGAAACTCCCTGTTCGCTGAAGGAACGGCTGGCCCATGAAGGTTGCCGGTCGGCGGCGGCATATGCGCTGCGGCGCGGCATCCCGCTGCTCAGGACCGGGATGCTCATCGTTGTATCCAGGGAAGATATCCGGCGCGGCCTCTGGCGCGAGATCTCGATGCTGCGGCGATTATGGTTCAACGCCTGGAGGACGAACACGCGGGTGAAGTTCATGACATCCTCCGCTGTACGCGCGTGGGAACCTCAAGTGCGCGCCAGTTGCGGCATCGCCATTCCGACTGTCTCCGTCATCGATTCTCAGGCTTTCGTGCAGTCGCTCAAGACCGATTCGGAAGCGGCCGGCGCCGAGTTTGCCTTTGGCAACCGGGTCATCGCTGTCGACGAGATCGACGGCTCGTATCTTGTCTCCACCGATCGTCAACGGATTCGGACTGCTTGCCTGATCAATGCGGCCGGGGTCTATGCCGACGAGATTGCTTCCCTCGCGCTGCGCACCGATAAATATACCATCCATCCGTTGCGGGGTGAGTACTATGAGGTGGTGACGCCGGAGAAGAGAGGCCTTGTCGGACGCCCCATCTATCCTGCGTTGCCTCCCGGCGCGACCGGCAAGGGGATTCATGTGGGTCCCCGCCCGAATGGACGACTGTATATCGGGCCGAACGAAATACTCGCTCAAGACAAGGCGGATTACACGTCGCACAAGACGCCACCGGGCCTGTTCGTTGACGCTGTGCAGAAATTCCTCCCGGCATTGGATGAGCAAGACCTGCGTTGGGCCTATTCCGGTATCAGACCGCGTGTTGTGAGGGACGGCCGGTCCAAGAGCGACTTCATCATCTCGGTCGATCGAGAAGAACCCCTCCTCGTCGATCTGATCGGCATTGAATCCCCAGGGCTTTCCGCGGCGATGGCGATTGCTCGGCATGTGTGTGATCTGCTGTCTCTTCAGAAACGGTTCCCATCCGGCTGA
- a CDS encoding patatin-like phospholipase family protein, with product MHDDLSNKYGNILFVFCGGGCKAIFQAAAATELVRAGLVPSHIMSSSAGTCNALGFVENPGIGGAEKTLRMPIHSPPFCTPMPDRHDHERP from the coding sequence ATGCACGACGACCTCTCGAATAAGTACGGCAACATCCTGTTTGTATTCTGCGGAGGCGGATGCAAAGCCATCTTCCAGGCGGCAGCCGCCACAGAATTGGTCCGCGCCGGACTGGTCCCGTCCCACATCATGAGTTCTTCAGCCGGAACCTGCAACGCCCTCGGCTTTGTGGAAAATCCTGGGATCGGCGGAGCGGAAAAGACTCTGCGTATGCCGATTCATTCTCCTCCATTTTGCACACCCATGCCGGACAGGCACGATCATGAGCGGCCCTGA
- a CDS encoding AMP-binding protein, with product MPCNPTYTEHELSHQLRDAGARAIVVLDLMHQKICHLDLDLIIVTRITDFMTTLVKYLYLHRQKQPPAEIPSGERTLFFHDVLDHATPVPPDQLPTVTPDDIALLQYTGGTTGISKGAELRHRNLTANIRQLVSWFSPAERVESFLAALPLFHVFGMMVTQNICLAVGGCMVLVPDLRNIPVLLSLLRKKRPTVITLVPALVQKLLDECDAEDLKDAKFVICGGAALPFDLLKRFKEKTGHMIVEGYGLSEASPVTHCNIARGLSVKRSIGLPIANTEAQIVDETGREVPVGETGELWVRGPQVMNGYWNNPAETANVLKPGGWLATGDIARVDQDGFFYIVDRKKNMILSSSGFNVYPSEIEQVLMLHPQVRDAAVIGVRNGNENESIKAFVIASPQSVSADDLLAHCRRYLAPYKIPKKYEFCSELPRSVLGKTLHRVLRVEEAAQGPLQSSSVQ from the coding sequence GTGCCGTGCAACCCTACCTACACGGAGCATGAGCTGTCCCACCAGCTTCGAGACGCGGGAGCGCGGGCCATCGTCGTACTCGACCTGATGCACCAGAAAATTTGCCACCTCGATTTGGACCTGATCATCGTCACCCGCATCACCGACTTCATGACGACGCTGGTCAAATATCTCTACCTACACAGACAAAAGCAGCCACCGGCCGAGATTCCCTCCGGCGAACGGACGCTGTTTTTTCACGATGTATTGGACCACGCGACACCCGTACCGCCGGATCAACTCCCGACCGTGACCCCGGACGATATCGCGCTGCTGCAATACACAGGCGGCACCACCGGCATCTCCAAGGGAGCAGAGCTGCGCCATCGCAACCTGACGGCCAACATCCGGCAACTCGTGAGCTGGTTTTCTCCCGCCGAGCGGGTGGAGAGCTTTTTGGCCGCGCTGCCGCTTTTTCACGTCTTCGGCATGATGGTCACGCAAAACATCTGCCTGGCCGTCGGAGGCTGCATGGTGCTGGTCCCCGACCTCCGCAATATCCCAGTGCTGCTGTCGCTGCTGCGCAAGAAACGGCCGACCGTCATCACCCTGGTCCCCGCGCTCGTCCAGAAACTGCTCGACGAGTGTGACGCGGAGGACTTGAAAGACGCGAAGTTCGTGATTTGCGGCGGAGCCGCCCTCCCGTTCGATCTCCTGAAACGATTCAAGGAAAAGACCGGCCATATGATCGTCGAAGGGTACGGTCTCTCCGAAGCCTCTCCGGTCACGCACTGCAATATCGCCCGAGGCCTTTCCGTCAAACGCTCCATCGGCCTGCCTATCGCGAATACGGAAGCGCAAATCGTTGATGAGACGGGCCGGGAGGTTCCGGTGGGAGAAACCGGCGAGCTGTGGGTGAGGGGCCCTCAAGTGATGAACGGTTATTGGAACAACCCGGCGGAAACCGCGAACGTGCTGAAACCTGGCGGGTGGCTTGCGACCGGCGACATCGCGCGGGTCGATCAAGACGGTTTCTTTTACATCGTGGATCGAAAAAAGAACATGATCCTGTCCTCGTCCGGATTCAACGTGTACCCCTCCGAGATCGAGCAGGTGCTCATGCTGCATCCCCAGGTGCGCGACGCGGCCGTCATCGGCGTACGAAACGGCAATGAGAACGAATCGATCAAGGCCTTTGTCATCGCCTCACCCCAATCCGTCTCCGCCGACGACCTCCTCGCCCATTGCCGGCGCTATCTGGCCCCGTACAAAATTCCCAAGAAGTATGAATTCTGCTCGGAGCTTCCCAGATCAGTCCTGGGGAAAACCTTGCATCGAGTCCTACGGGTCGAGGAAGCGGCGCAGGGGCCGTTGCAATCTTCATCAGTCCAATGA